Genomic segment of Candidatus Synechococcus calcipolaris G9:
ATAACGGCCTGGCGATGAATACCTAGGCGTTGGGCTTCCCTGTCTAGTGCTTGAATCATCCACATCGGAAAATCAACATTGACCCGCTTAATTTCCAATTGCGGACGTTTCACTGTACTTAGATCAAAATATTCAAGCACAGGCTCTCCGCGCTCAAATTTTAGATCTAGTTCTTCAGCCTTCATAGAGCTTGATTTCCTCATGACGAGAACGGCGGACAGAAGGATTACGGAAATTAATGGAAAAATTCTTGCAGGTCAAGCTACCGTCTGGACATTCGTTGCGTGTATTGCGATTGAGTGATTAAACTTACAGTTAGGTCAATAAACTAATTTAGACTAGAGTTAGACCAAAATATAAATATCCTAGGTCAAGAGCATTCGATATGGCACTTGCGCCCGTAGTCTACATACCCACAGAATTAGAAACTGTCTTATCTCGCCAAAGCAGCCGAATTCTCTCGGCCCATGTTCCATCTGGGGCGAGTTTGCGAATTAAGCTCATTGAATCCGGTGGCATCGAAGAACTGGTGGAAATCCCCGCCACTGCTTACCATCTTTTAGTAGATATTCTCACCCAGATGGCTCAGGGAAATGCGGTGACAATGATTCCTGTTCATGCTGAACTCACGACCCAAGAAGCCGCTAACCTCCTCAATGTCTCTCGCCCTTTCTTAATCAAACTTCTAGAGTCTGGGGAAATTCCTTACCGTACAGTTGGGACGCATCGCCGGATTTGCTGCCAAGACGTGATGGACTACAAGCAAAAAACTGATCTGGCTAGGTCACAGGCATTAGATGAACTGGTGGCTCAAGCACAAGAACTTGGTCTGGGCTATTAAGGATGGCCGGGAATTACACGGCTCTTTTTGATGCCTGTGTTCTCTACTCGGCTCCATTGCGGGATTTACTAATGCAGCTTGCTTTAGCAGATCTCTTTCGGGGCAAATGGACAAACGAGATTCATGATGAATGGATGCGTAATCTTGCTCAAAACCGTCCTGACATAACCTTAGAACAACTGAAACGGACAAAAAATTTAATGAACACCCATGTCCGTGATTGTTTGATCACCGACTATGAATGGCTGATGCCTTGCCTGGAGTTGCCTGACCCTAAGGATCGTCATGTTCTGGCTGCGGCAATTCATGGCAAGGTTGACGTAATTGTGACCTTTAACCTGAAAGATTTTCCACCAAAAGCATTAGCTCCCCATAACATCGAGTTACAGCACCCTGATGATTTTCTGGCCTTCCTGATTGACCTAAGACCCATGAAAGTTGTTCAAGCCCTTACAATTGTTCAGGAACGGCTACAAAATCCACCAAAGACTTTAGAAGATTATTTGAACAATCTATTAGGGCAGGGGCTACCCATTTCAGTTTCAATGCTGCGGGCGATTTTTTACGAATCCTAGGGACTATATAAAGGGCATCTCGAGAAATTGCTCAACCTGCTGAAAATAGAGGCTGAAACCATTGAAATCTTGTTTAGGATCGCCTCGGATTTTGAATTAATCGAGGTGCCCTAAAGATAACGTGGGTTCATACTTGGCATCAGACTAAACAACGTGAGTTCTGGATAAGAAAGGGTGAGAGCCGTAGGCTGAAATAAGCAAACAATTCAGCAACTCTCACCCCTATGTCTAGCTTAGAAGACCTTTTCTGCTCAGTCGATGACTTCTGCCAACGTTTTGAACCCCAATGGCAACAGCAACTT
This window contains:
- the brnA gene encoding type II toxin-antitoxin system BrnA family antitoxin, with the protein product MKAEELDLKFERGEPVLEYFDLSTVKRPQLEIKRVNVDFPMWMIQALDREAQRLGIHRQAVIKTWIAQRLDGQTTASKNY
- a CDS encoding helix-turn-helix domain-containing protein; this translates as MALAPVVYIPTELETVLSRQSSRILSAHVPSGASLRIKLIESGGIEELVEIPATAYHLLVDILTQMAQGNAVTMIPVHAELTTQEAANLLNVSRPFLIKLLESGEIPYRTVGTHRRICCQDVMDYKQKTDLARSQALDELVAQAQELGLGY
- a CDS encoding PIN domain-containing protein, which translates into the protein MAGNYTALFDACVLYSAPLRDLLMQLALADLFRGKWTNEIHDEWMRNLAQNRPDITLEQLKRTKNLMNTHVRDCLITDYEWLMPCLELPDPKDRHVLAAAIHGKVDVIVTFNLKDFPPKALAPHNIELQHPDDFLAFLIDLRPMKVVQALTIVQERLQNPPKTLEDYLNNLLGQGLPISVSMLRAIFYES